In Cloacibacterium caeni, a single window of DNA contains:
- a CDS encoding heavy metal translocating P-type ATPase, translating into MATNKETIYIPLEDVESEHCALIVEKGLAQVKGVETHKVELNNRRAAITVNDNEVVGEAVKAIKDLGYGVPTVKKTYPVLGMTCASCAGSAESMAKYTPGVVSAEVNYGTGNLNVEFLPNITNSEQIRKAVQDGGYDLLLEDESKQQETLEAIHAEKFRKLKNKTIWAVILSLPVVIIGMFFMDMPYGNEIMWAFATPVVLWLGKDFFINAWKQAKHRSANMDTLVALSTGIAYIFSVFNMLFMDFWHQRGLHAHVYFEAAAVIVAFILLGKLLEEKAKGNTSSAIKKLMGLQPKTVIVIEADGTERQKAIEDVNAGDIILVKPGEKIAVDGTVVSGNSYVDESMLSGEPVPVLKKENEKVFAGTINQKGSFQFKAVKVGKETMLAQIIKMVQDAQGSKAPVQKLVDKIAGIFVPVVIGIAILTFILWFFLGGENGVVQGLLAAVTVLVIACPCALGLATPTAIMVGVGKGAENGILIKDAESLELAKKVNAIVLDKTGTITEGRPQVTGIQWLNNDDATKDVLLSIEKQSEHPLAEAVVKNLEGVSTTLLSNFDSITGKGAKADYNSDTYYVGNKKLLAENNITIADQLQKQADEWGTQSKTVIWFANSKQALSVIAISDKIKETSVQAIKEMQDADIELYMLTGDNEATAKAIAEQTGIKHYKAEVLPQHKADFVKELQQQGKVVAMVGDGINDSTALATADVSIAMGKGSDIAMDVAKMTIISSDLTKIPQAIRLSKQTVSTIKQNLFWAFIYNLIGIPIAAGILYPINGFLLNPMIAGAAMALSSVSVVSNSLRLKWKK; encoded by the coding sequence ATGGCAACCAATAAAGAAACAATTTACATTCCTTTAGAGGATGTAGAAAGCGAGCACTGTGCATTAATCGTCGAAAAAGGACTGGCACAGGTAAAAGGCGTAGAAACCCACAAAGTAGAGCTAAATAACCGCAGGGCGGCTATTACCGTTAATGATAACGAGGTAGTAGGCGAAGCTGTAAAAGCAATTAAAGATTTAGGCTACGGCGTTCCCACTGTTAAAAAGACTTATCCCGTTTTAGGTATGACCTGTGCATCTTGTGCAGGCAGTGCCGAGAGTATGGCAAAATATACGCCGGGCGTAGTAAGTGCCGAAGTGAATTACGGTACGGGAAACCTCAACGTTGAATTCCTGCCGAATATAACCAATTCCGAGCAAATCAGGAAAGCGGTACAGGACGGCGGTTATGACCTATTGCTCGAAGACGAGAGCAAGCAACAGGAAACTTTAGAAGCTATCCACGCCGAAAAATTCAGAAAACTTAAAAACAAAACCATTTGGGCAGTAATCCTATCGCTACCGGTGGTCATTATCGGTATGTTCTTTATGGATATGCCTTACGGTAATGAAATAATGTGGGCATTCGCCACTCCGGTAGTTTTATGGTTAGGTAAAGACTTCTTTATCAATGCGTGGAAGCAGGCGAAACACCGTTCTGCCAATATGGACACACTTGTCGCATTGAGTACAGGTATCGCCTATATATTCAGCGTATTCAATATGCTGTTTATGGACTTTTGGCATCAAAGAGGTTTACACGCACACGTGTACTTTGAAGCCGCAGCCGTAATCGTTGCCTTTATTTTATTGGGCAAGCTATTGGAAGAAAAAGCCAAAGGCAATACCTCATCAGCCATTAAAAAGCTGATGGGCTTGCAACCGAAAACGGTTATCGTAATAGAAGCAGACGGCACGGAAAGACAAAAAGCCATCGAAGATGTAAACGCAGGCGATATTATTTTGGTTAAGCCGGGCGAAAAAATTGCGGTGGATGGTACAGTTGTATCGGGCAATTCGTATGTAGATGAAAGTATGCTAAGCGGCGAACCTGTTCCGGTACTGAAAAAGGAAAACGAAAAGGTATTTGCCGGAACCATCAACCAAAAAGGTAGCTTCCAGTTCAAGGCGGTAAAAGTGGGTAAAGAAACAATGCTTGCCCAAATCATCAAAATGGTGCAGGATGCACAGGGAAGTAAAGCACCCGTACAAAAACTGGTGGATAAAATCGCAGGTATTTTCGTTCCGGTAGTAATCGGTATTGCTATCCTGACATTTATTCTTTGGTTCTTCTTAGGAGGCGAGAATGGTGTTGTACAAGGTCTTTTAGCAGCCGTTACTGTATTGGTTATTGCTTGTCCTTGTGCTTTAGGCTTGGCTACTCCTACCGCTATTATGGTGGGCGTTGGTAAGGGTGCAGAAAACGGCATCCTGATTAAAGATGCGGAAAGTTTGGAATTAGCGAAGAAAGTAAACGCTATCGTGCTGGATAAAACAGGTACGATTACCGAGGGAAGACCACAGGTTACAGGCATCCAATGGCTGAACAATGACGATGCGACGAAAGATGTTTTATTGAGCATTGAAAAGCAATCGGAGCACCCATTAGCGGAAGCCGTTGTGAAAAATTTGGAGGGCGTTTCTACAACTTTATTATCAAACTTCGACAGTATAACAGGTAAAGGCGCAAAAGCCGATTACAACAGCGACACTTACTATGTAGGTAATAAAAAACTGTTAGCCGAAAACAACATTACCATTGCCGACCAACTGCAAAAGCAGGCGGACGAATGGGGCACACAGTCTAAAACCGTTATATGGTTTGCAAACAGTAAACAAGCTCTTTCTGTAATCGCTATTTCCGACAAAATTAAAGAGACATCGGTACAGGCTATCAAAGAAATGCAGGATGCGGATATCGAACTGTATATGTTGACGGGAGATAATGAGGCTACCGCCAAAGCTATCGCCGAGCAAACTGGTATCAAGCATTACAAAGCCGAAGTTTTGCCACAGCACAAAGCTGATTTTGTGAAAGAACTGCAACAGCAAGGCAAAGTAGTAGCAATGGTTGGCGACGGTATCAATGACAGTACAGCACTGGCAACTGCCGATGTAAGTATCGCAATGGGTAAAGGTTCGGATATCGCAATGGACGTGGCGAAGATGACCATTATTTCATCAGACCTTACCAAAATACCTCAAGCCATAAGACTATCAAAACAAACCGTATCAACCATTAAGCAGAACCTGTTTTGGGCATTTATCTATAACCTTATAGGTATTCCGATTGCAGCAGGTATTCTTTACCCAATCAATGGTTTCTTACTAAACCCAATGATTGCCGGAGCCGCAATGGCGTTGAGTAGTGTAAGTGTGGTAAGTAACAGTTTACGTTTGAAATGGAAGAAGTAA
- a CDS encoding helix-turn-helix domain-containing protein, protein MSTLFIKNMVCNRCILVVQNELDKLGIEATNIKLGEIILKKDLTTAEREALENVLDPLGFQVIDDKKSRMIEKIKNVIIDLVHHQDNDAKTNLSDVLSDALHHDYNYLSNLFSDIEGTTIEKYFIAQKVEKIKELLVYDELSLSEIADRMNYSSVAYLSNQFKKVTGLTPSHFKQIREDKRKPLDKV, encoded by the coding sequence ATGAGTACATTATTTATCAAAAATATGGTCTGCAACCGTTGTATTCTCGTAGTTCAGAACGAACTCGACAAACTCGGCATAGAGGCTACCAATATAAAACTGGGCGAAATAATCCTTAAAAAAGATTTAACCACAGCAGAGCGTGAGGCATTGGAAAACGTTTTAGACCCTTTGGGTTTTCAGGTCATCGACGACAAGAAGAGCCGGATGATTGAGAAAATAAAGAACGTTATCATTGACCTGGTGCACCATCAGGACAACGATGCGAAAACCAATCTTTCGGATGTGTTGAGCGATGCGCTGCACCACGATTACAACTACCTTAGCAACCTGTTTTCCGATATTGAGGGTACGACCATTGAGAAGTACTTTATCGCACAGAAAGTAGAAAAGATAAAAGAACTGTTGGTGTACGATGAGCTGTCGTTAAGCGAGATTGCCGACCGTATGAATTATTCGAGCGTGGCATATTTGAGCAACCAGTTCAAGAAAGTAACAGGGCTTACACCGAGCCATTTCAAGCAGATAAGGGAAGACAAGCGCAAGCCACTGGATAAGGTTTAA
- a CDS encoding RteC domain-containing protein — translation MRKLLGTIVTEIQEQERKLSITCSGLIEEAFQMTVFLQELLVSAKECVLSSEFENDAKEIEFFKMIKPQILGKLIYYNKLYRIETSCPVNNGKIYHNYFSNHLTELKIEFREHICNSHFYRYYRSGRVDKDHEYFKRGQINYLDGLNSYVFEIDPQFSTYYDYKVARILANDLLYAYLLTKISPEENSDTFFSSASEIKELSWTDSKNALIELTYALYASGAISGGKLGIRKLTAISQVLFRIPLTDVHHAFHRMKTRAGSRTLFLDQLKQALEEYMDKDL, via the coding sequence ATGAGAAAGTTATTAGGAACTATTGTTACCGAAATTCAGGAGCAGGAACGGAAACTGTCAATTACGTGCTCGGGGCTAATTGAAGAGGCTTTTCAAATGACGGTCTTTCTTCAGGAGCTATTGGTTTCGGCAAAAGAATGTGTGCTAAGTTCGGAATTTGAGAACGATGCAAAAGAGATTGAGTTCTTTAAAATGATTAAGCCCCAAATCCTGGGCAAACTCATCTATTATAACAAGCTCTACCGGATAGAAACCTCGTGCCCGGTCAATAACGGGAAAATATATCATAACTATTTCTCGAACCATTTAACGGAGCTAAAGATTGAGTTTAGGGAACACATCTGCAACTCCCATTTTTATCGCTACTACCGTTCGGGCAGGGTGGATAAAGACCACGAATATTTTAAGCGTGGGCAGATAAACTACCTCGATGGGCTTAATAGTTACGTATTTGAAATCGACCCGCAATTCTCTACCTATTACGATTACAAAGTAGCCCGCATCCTCGCCAACGACCTCTTATACGCCTACCTCTTAACCAAAATCAGCCCCGAAGAAAATTCCGATACATTTTTCAGTAGCGCCAGCGAAATTAAAGAGCTATCCTGGACGGACAGCAAGAATGCTCTGATTGAGCTAACGTATGCCCTCTACGCATCAGGTGCTATTTCAGGAGGTAAGTTAGGCATCCGGAAGCTCACTGCTATTTCACAAGTGTTGTTCCGAATACCACTGACCGATGTGCATCACGCATTCCACCGTATGAAAACCCGTGCAGGCTCTCGCACCTTGTTTTTAGACCAGTTGAAACAAGCACTGGAAGAATATATGGATAAAGACTTATAA
- a CDS encoding helix-turn-helix domain-containing protein: protein MNIITVDEEVWQHLNERLKAISEYILKLEDTSYDSLWLNNHEVCQYLHISEKTLWRMRTNGQIAFSKMYGQYYYTIGAIKEMLNANAVQTTDEYVEQLMAKGKSYIKQGRKLKSGNK, encoded by the coding sequence ATGAATATAATAACAGTTGACGAAGAAGTGTGGCAGCACCTTAACGAACGGTTGAAAGCCATTAGCGAATATATCCTGAAACTGGAAGATACAAGCTATGATAGTTTGTGGCTCAACAATCACGAAGTCTGCCAGTACCTCCACATCAGCGAAAAAACATTGTGGCGTATGCGCACCAACGGGCAGATAGCCTTTTCAAAAATGTACGGGCAGTATTACTATACGATTGGTGCTATCAAGGAAATGCTTAACGCCAATGCCGTACAAACTACCGATGAGTATGTGGAGCAGCTTATGGCGAAAGGCAAAAGCTACATTAAACAAGGCAGAAAGCTAAAATCAGGTAATAAGTAA
- a CDS encoding helix-turn-helix domain-containing protein — protein MNIDKMEFVAWMERIMDRLDILGNHIDDLQKKRNSIDGEELLDNQDLLQMLKISNRSLQRYRSIGKLPYYTISGKLYYKLSDVHQFIRESFNPPLPKLDANK, from the coding sequence ATGAATATCGACAAAATGGAATTTGTGGCGTGGATGGAACGCATAATGGATAGGCTTGACATTCTCGGCAACCACATAGACGATTTACAAAAGAAGCGCAATAGCATAGACGGAGAAGAATTACTGGATAATCAGGATTTATTACAAATGCTGAAAATCAGCAACCGTTCCCTGCAACGGTATCGCTCCATCGGTAAGCTGCCTTACTATACCATCAGCGGAAAATTGTATTACAAACTATCCGATGTGCATCAGTTCATCAGGGAAAGTTTTAACCCGCCTTTGCCCAAACTGGATGCCAATAAGTGA
- a CDS encoding DUF3945 domain-containing protein has protein sequence MSEETTNKQEMPEQLSDILLVLDKEKMKIQAVKSIDENGKMETVEPTKKNQNQFMRVDKSGDFFSNFFSNFFSQLKNPTNFTFFKVPAPIAAEKAQELQKHVDKPTPDGEKVLKELEVKAEPQQDKKQENQNNMATAQTTTETSEYRYKPEQIDWDTMKNLGLSKEYLEKRNLLDPLLRGYKTNELLPIGINLGGSILRTDARLSLQQAEDGNVIVAIHGIKKEPNLHFEFFGHKFTDEDKKNLLETGNMGRVVNLVNSKTGELMPSIISIDRLTNDVVALRTDFIKIPDELKGVKLNDEQKQTLMEGKPLYLQGMISTKGTEFSAMVQFNADKRYVEFLFDRSNNHQQAQTNQQTNQQGNQQNNQQSQPQEAPKTFRGKELDDEQYNKFKAGQTIYVELKDKKDQPYKGYITFDKDTGKTNFEFPGQYKARVETAETHKTQTAVNSEGKTNEATKNIKEPLKSGQQRPKNEKQQEQQEKPETPAKSKGRKM, from the coding sequence ATGAGTGAAGAAACAACTAATAAACAGGAAATGCCCGAACAGCTTTCGGACATATTACTCGTACTGGATAAAGAAAAAATGAAAATCCAGGCAGTGAAGAGTATCGACGAAAACGGGAAAATGGAAACCGTCGAACCCACGAAGAAAAACCAAAACCAGTTTATGCGTGTGGACAAAAGCGGCGATTTCTTTTCCAACTTCTTTTCCAATTTTTTCAGCCAGTTAAAGAACCCTACAAACTTTACTTTCTTCAAAGTACCCGCCCCTATTGCTGCTGAAAAAGCACAGGAATTACAAAAGCACGTAGATAAGCCCACTCCCGATGGCGAGAAAGTGCTGAAAGAACTCGAAGTAAAGGCAGAACCGCAACAGGACAAAAAACAAGAAAATCAAAATAATATGGCAACAGCACAAACAACAACGGAAACGAGTGAATATCGCTACAAGCCGGAGCAGATTGATTGGGACACAATGAAAAACCTCGGATTAAGCAAAGAGTATCTTGAAAAAAGAAACCTGCTTGACCCTCTATTAAGAGGTTACAAAACCAATGAACTCTTACCGATAGGCATTAACCTCGGCGGTTCTATTCTGCGCACGGATGCCCGCTTGTCTTTACAGCAAGCGGAAGACGGTAATGTTATCGTGGCAATACACGGTATCAAAAAAGAGCCTAACCTCCATTTTGAGTTTTTCGGTCACAAGTTTACGGACGAAGACAAGAAAAACCTGCTTGAAACGGGCAATATGGGGCGTGTAGTCAATTTGGTAAATTCTAAAACGGGCGAACTGATGCCGTCTATTATCAGCATTGACAGGCTTACCAATGATGTAGTGGCATTGCGAACTGATTTCATAAAAATACCTGATGAGTTAAAAGGTGTGAAACTGAATGACGAGCAAAAGCAAACCTTAATGGAAGGCAAACCGCTTTATCTGCAAGGTATGATTTCTACCAAAGGAACAGAGTTTTCTGCAATGGTACAGTTTAATGCGGACAAACGATATGTAGAGTTCCTGTTTGACAGAAGCAATAACCATCAGCAGGCGCAAACCAACCAACAAACCAATCAACAGGGCAATCAGCAGAATAATCAGCAAAGCCAACCGCAGGAAGCTCCGAAAACTTTCAGGGGCAAAGAACTGGACGATGAGCAGTACAACAAATTCAAAGCCGGGCAAACCATATATGTGGAATTGAAAGATAAAAAAGACCAACCCTACAAGGGTTATATCACTTTCGACAAAGATACCGGAAAGACCAACTTTGAATTTCCCGGTCAGTATAAAGCACGGGTAGAAACTGCCGAAACCCATAAAACACAGACTGCCGTTAATTCAGAGGGTAAGACCAATGAAGCAACCAAGAACATCAAAGAGCCTTTGAAGTCCGGGCAACAAAGACCGAAAAATGAAAAGCAGCAGGAACAACAAGAAAAACCCGAAACTCCTGCAAAATCCAAAGGCAGAAAAATGTAA
- a CDS encoding type IA DNA topoisomerase, translating into MKTIIAEKPSVAREIAGLLGASEKKDGYLTGNGYFVTWAFGHLIGLGMPEDYGITGFDKAALPILPNPFLLTVRKVKKDKGYTADAGALKQLKVIKELFNKSDSIIVATDAGREGELIFRYIYEYLKCNKPFERLWISSLTEKAIRQGFDNLKNGKEFDGLYQAAQGRSRADWLVGINATQALSIAAGNGIYSLGRVQTPTLALICKRYLENKNFSVKKYWQIQLLHHKAQVDFKSISVTKWDEKHLADDTLKAIQRNEIATVTSVETKSVTEQPPLLFDLTGLQKEANKRLKLSAEATLNIAQSLYEKKFITYPRTGSKYIPEDMWAEIPNLVRALQNREDCKQALTKIKWGRFNKRIVNDLRVTDHHGLLITDKVPSVLNADEDKIYNMIALRLLEAISQACVKEITDVSLQVLHYDFTAKGCKIQEAGWRSIKGSFTDDGEEPVQELPELTKGDELKIKEAAVLEKQTKPPVLYTEAGLLSAMETAGKEIENEEERKALKNIGIGTPATRAAIIETLFTRNYIQRDKRSLIPTEKGLQVYGLVKERKIADVAMTAEWELALQKIENNEADAGAFQKEMETYAKSITDELLQTSIANTNQPKLTCPKCKSQQLIIRDKIVKCSDEACNWVQFRTVCGVQISIENIVSLINKGKTALIKGMTSKAGKKFDAYIVLKENAETSFEFEKNKSNKRNGK; encoded by the coding sequence ATGAAAACAATTATAGCAGAAAAACCAAGCGTAGCAAGGGAGATAGCCGGCTTGTTGGGAGCATCTGAAAAAAAGGACGGCTACCTGACAGGTAACGGCTATTTTGTTACGTGGGCATTCGGTCATTTAATAGGACTGGGAATGCCCGAAGATTATGGGATTACGGGATTTGACAAAGCCGCTTTGCCTATATTGCCTAACCCGTTTTTATTGACCGTTCGCAAAGTCAAAAAAGATAAAGGCTATACTGCCGATGCTGGCGCATTAAAGCAACTGAAAGTAATCAAAGAATTGTTCAATAAAAGCGATAGCATTATCGTGGCGACAGATGCAGGTCGTGAGGGCGAACTCATTTTTAGGTACATTTATGAATACCTGAAATGCAACAAGCCGTTTGAACGCCTTTGGATTAGTTCGCTTACAGAAAAGGCAATTAGGCAGGGCTTTGACAACCTTAAAAACGGAAAAGAATTTGACGGGTTATATCAGGCTGCACAAGGCAGAAGCCGTGCCGATTGGCTTGTAGGCATCAACGCTACACAGGCGTTGAGCATTGCCGCAGGCAATGGTATTTACTCGCTCGGAAGAGTGCAAACTCCGACGTTGGCTTTGATATGCAAACGCTATCTCGAAAACAAAAATTTCTCTGTAAAGAAATATTGGCAGATACAATTGCTACATCACAAAGCACAGGTTGATTTCAAAAGTATTTCCGTTACCAAGTGGGATGAAAAGCATCTTGCTGATGATACGCTGAAAGCCATTCAGCGCAATGAAATTGCAACCGTTACATCGGTAGAAACCAAAAGCGTTACAGAACAACCGCCCTTGCTTTTTGATTTGACGGGCTTGCAAAAAGAAGCCAACAAAAGGCTGAAATTATCTGCTGAAGCAACGCTCAATATTGCGCAAAGCCTGTACGAAAAGAAGTTTATTACTTATCCCCGTACCGGAAGCAAATACATACCCGAAGATATGTGGGCAGAAATTCCCAACCTTGTGCGGGCATTGCAGAACCGTGAAGATTGCAAACAAGCCCTTACCAAAATCAAATGGGGACGGTTCAATAAACGTATCGTGAATGACCTCCGTGTAACGGACCATCACGGTTTATTGATTACCGACAAAGTGCCGTCTGTACTGAATGCAGATGAAGATAAGATTTACAATATGATTGCACTTCGCCTGCTCGAAGCCATATCACAAGCCTGTGTCAAAGAGATAACCGATGTATCATTGCAGGTGTTGCACTACGATTTTACGGCAAAAGGTTGTAAAATTCAGGAAGCAGGTTGGCGTTCCATCAAAGGAAGTTTTACCGATGATGGCGAAGAGCCAGTGCAGGAACTACCCGAACTGACTAAAGGCGATGAACTCAAAATAAAAGAAGCTGCCGTTTTGGAAAAGCAGACCAAACCACCAGTCCTTTATACCGAAGCCGGGCTTCTATCGGCTATGGAAACCGCCGGAAAAGAAATTGAAAACGAGGAAGAACGGAAAGCCCTGAAAAATATTGGTATTGGTACTCCGGCTACAAGAGCCGCCATTATCGAAACCTTGTTTACCCGTAATTATATCCAAAGGGATAAGCGTTCTTTAATACCTACAGAAAAAGGATTGCAGGTGTACGGGCTTGTTAAAGAACGCAAGATTGCAGATGTAGCTATGACCGCAGAATGGGAACTGGCATTGCAGAAAATTGAAAACAACGAAGCGGATGCCGGAGCATTTCAAAAGGAAATGGAAACCTATGCGAAATCTATTACCGATGAACTGCTGCAAACTTCTATTGCAAATACTAATCAGCCAAAATTGACCTGTCCGAAATGCAAAAGTCAGCAACTCATCATTCGTGACAAGATTGTGAAATGTTCTGATGAGGCTTGTAATTGGGTGCAGTTCCGTACCGTCTGCGGGGTACAAATCAGTATCGAAAATATTGTAAGCCTTATCAATAAGGGTAAAACGGCTTTAATCAAAGGAATGACGAGCAAAGCCGGAAAGAAATTCGATGCTTATATCGTGCTGAAAGAAAATGCAGAAACCTCCTTTGAGTTTGAAAAAAACAAAAGCAATAAGCGTAATGGAAAATAA
- a CDS encoding ORF6N domain-containing protein: MENKSSIIPKEIRNLIYTIRGKQVMLDSDLAALYQVETKNLNKAVKRNIERFPASFCFQLTEKEVENLRFQFGTSSLNYGGRRYLPYAFTEQGVAMASAILRSDIAVRMSVQIMEAFVEMRRMLISNASLFHRLDNIELKQLEADQKFEEIFKALESDKLHSEKGIFYNGQVFDAYAFVSDIIRSAGSSIILLDNYVDDTVLTLLGKRNDNVTATILTKSISHQLRLDLQRYNSQYTVIDIEIFSDAHDRFLIIDNTELYHIGASLKDLGKKWFAFSRMDIEVGRMLQILNKP, encoded by the coding sequence ATGGAAAATAAATCGTCTATTATACCCAAAGAAATAAGGAACCTGATTTATACTATTCGGGGCAAACAAGTAATGTTGGATAGTGACCTTGCTGCCTTGTATCAGGTGGAAACAAAGAACCTCAACAAAGCCGTAAAACGGAATATCGAGCGTTTTCCTGCTTCGTTCTGCTTTCAACTGACTGAAAAGGAAGTTGAAAACTTGAGGTTCCAATTTGGAACCTCAAGTTTAAATTACGGTGGCAGACGTTATTTACCCTATGCTTTTACCGAACAGGGGGTTGCAATGGCATCTGCCATACTCCGTTCGGACATAGCGGTAAGAATGAGTGTTCAAATAATGGAAGCCTTTGTAGAAATGCGGCGTATGCTCATTAGCAATGCTTCTTTGTTTCATCGGCTAGATAATATTGAATTGAAACAACTGGAAGCCGACCAAAAATTTGAAGAGATTTTTAAGGCTTTGGAAAGCGACAAGCTGCACAGCGAAAAAGGTATCTTTTACAACGGACAGGTTTTTGATGCCTATGCTTTTGTTTCTGATATTATCCGTAGTGCCGGAAGTTCCATTATCCTGCTTGATAATTATGTGGATGATACGGTGCTTACTTTATTGGGTAAGCGCAATGATAATGTAACTGCCACTATCCTTACCAAAAGTATCAGTCACCAGTTACGGTTGGATTTACAACGCTACAACAGCCAATATACTGTAATAGATATTGAGATTTTCTCCGATGCCCACGACCGTTTTTTAATTATTGACAATACAGAGCTTTACCATATAGGGGCATCGCTCAAAGACCTGGGCAAAAAATGGTTTGCCTTTTCTCGAATGGATATTGAAGTCGGCAGGATGCTCCAAATCCTTAACAAGCCATAA
- a CDS encoding DUF1896 domain-containing protein, producing the protein MDVQQKDLSYFRLRLQELLNSSFPEKVHDQKFIDQRSSWAANAYEGAFRSGNALEQCNEIANYILFEGLHFSKFDTVFKVVCNEFDTIMADEELRPFALKMFPVCEPVFAGYELTDDFIHGFEFDLLYTELTGTIAIWIEENGLQ; encoded by the coding sequence ATGGACGTACAGCAAAAAGACCTATCGTATTTCAGATTACGACTGCAAGAATTATTAAACAGCAGCTTCCCCGAAAAGGTACACGACCAAAAATTTATAGACCAACGGTCTTCGTGGGCTGCCAACGCTTATGAGGGGGCGTTCCGGTCGGGAAACGCCTTAGAGCAATGCAATGAAATAGCTAATTACATATTGTTTGAGGGCTTACACTTCTCCAAGTTCGACACGGTTTTTAAAGTGGTATGCAATGAGTTTGATACCATAATGGCAGATGAGGAACTGCGACCGTTCGCCCTGAAAATGTTTCCTGTTTGCGAACCTGTATTTGCAGGATATGAATTAACCGATGATTTCATCCACGGGTTTGAGTTCGATTTACTCTATACCGAACTGACCGGAACCATCGCAATATGGATTGAGGAAAATGGGCTTCAGTAA